From a single Chiloscyllium plagiosum isolate BGI_BamShark_2017 chromosome 27, ASM401019v2, whole genome shotgun sequence genomic region:
- the luzp1 gene encoding leucine zipper protein 1 isoform X2 encodes MTDTMSLKETSNRHLRLKLNSLGRRVDELEEATRNLHRTEDELMDLQDKVIQAEGSSCSLLTEVDNLRKRVLTIEGKDEEVRKAEDMCRTLKEKLEAEVKLSQELKAEIEKLQDRMGELEKLEEAFNKSKSDCTQLCLSLNEEKNLTRKLITELEVLRARVKELESTESRLDKSEKSIIEELEKLKSITVILAEERKTMNETLKQNEQVIQDLTKKLEQNNKINETDQSWNSSNLRTNVNEKTHNYSGDRGDLRIEDDLSTGLSPKSSLAKKSLDSLNITHNVGLRNKGSREGQEDNKIKDLTQEIEKLKKRLKLLEMVEEDLKKTEAKHNELQERFLNEQCKAKMLADQIEEMKSQMTRNKAVENGETAHQDIRFRSRQDKTKYKSVAAAEPHILKEKAHEVSYQSRSPREKVRNRDLLLDDDNTGKGYRRPLSPNARRRFQRPSSNPRTASNEKKSDDKSFPHSYSSAQKDQDLQPEKLKKTREPPSVLSRYPPAANESSVKRPWNTQNKQNENGPKCKADTVSRDYSDLEQSSESQRKALSYLHNSENENVASQDEVNDSGEDSSSTSTTASLLNGMFPSYRNHTASPTSSGELKDANLPEGEVPMSANSESAAVKTAEKLPIREEPETAMEATPVTTRARRSRYLYSTKSQDMETVDVRGRQPLSSKPTETIASEDAATNQKPGLELKRICSPREGLRSKAIIKPAIFAIDKKEIMTTGSEPIDEEHGLSPKTVPNKVTSSITIPPSGLSCQRINSTVIPKEKHTSTSNITISSSETPLQRSNISIPYEISIRKSDITMKPSESDSSDEEETESVSEVSVSSSITVKSLRYEDGDIGGTSYETRRRSRTTETETKSLPVDPPERASWRKSRIGAQVEPTHYNTDLGTDFSRVTVRKANRAPAANEAAEPSGGSRAIGTDGYTKRANNFSNSSDSVEIKSSLTSDSAPHRSYYSAADSILRRKQNATVASKVADWNNTCSLYKKQNPTQEIYNTGGCLLHSWDIGGTGELSISFL; translated from the exons ATGACTGACACAATGAGCCTCAAagagacttcaaacaggcacctGCGGCTAAAGCTGAACAGTCTGGGTCGCCGTGTAGATGAGCTAGAGGAGGCCACTAGAAACCTACACCGAACGGAGGATGAGTTGATGGACCTGCAAGACAAAGTGATCCAAGCTGAAGGCAGCAGCTGCAGCCTCCTGACCGAGGTGGACAACCTCCGCAAGAGGGTACTGACTATTGAGGGGAAAGACGAGGAGGTCCGCAAGGCTGAAGACATGTGCAGGACCCTGAAGGAGAAGCTGGAGGCGGAGGTCAAACTGAGCCAAGAGCTCAAGGCTGAGATCGAGAAGCTGCAGGACAGGATGGGGGAGCTGGAGAAATTGGAAGAGGCTTTCAATAAGAGCAAATCGGACTGCACTCAACTGTGCCTGAGCTTGAATGAAGAGAAGAATCTCACCAGGAAGCTGATCACTGAACTGGAGGTCCTCCGAGCCAGAGTGAAGGAACTGGAATCCACAGAAAGTCGACTCGATAAATCAGAGAAAAGTATCATTGAAGAGCTGGAAAAATTAAAATCGATAACCGTCATTTTAGCAGAGGAGAGGAAGACCATGAACgaaacactgaagcaaaatgaACAAGTTATCCAGGACCTTACAAAGAAACTAGAACAAAATAACAAGATAAATGAGACAGATCAAAGCTGGAACTCGTCAAATCTCAGGACAAATGTCAATGAGAAGACACATAACTATTCAGGGGACAGAGGTGATCTCAGGATTGAGGATGACTTGTCCACAGGCCTCTCTCCGAAAAGCAGTCTGGCAAAGAAAAGTTTAGACTCCCTAAATATAACACACAATGTTGGACTCAGAAACAAAGGATCCCGTGAAGGTCAGGAGGACAACAAAATTAAGGATCTCACTCAGGAAATCGAAAAGTTAAAGAAACGTCTGAAACTGCTGGAGATGGTAGAGGAAGATCTGAAGAAAACAGAAGCCAAACACAATGAGTTACAAGAGAGGTTTCTGAATGAGCAATGCAAAGCCAAAATGCTAGCCGATCAGATCGAGGAGATGAAATCGCAAATGACGAGGAACAAGGCCGTAGAAAATGGCGAGACTGCACACCAGGACATTCGCTTCAGGTCTCGACAGGACAAAACAAAGTACAAAAGTGTAGCCGCGGCAGAACCGCACATCCTGAAAGAGAAGGCACACGAAGTGTCATATCAGTCACGGTCAccgagagagaaagtgagaaacaGAGACTTGTTGCTGGATGATGACAACACGGGAAAAGGTTACAGACGTCCCCTCAGTCCCAATGCAAGACGAAGGTTTCAACGGCCCTCTTCAAACCCAAGAACAGCTTCCAATGAAAAGAAATCCGACGATAAATCTTTTCCACACAGCTATAGCTCTGCACAGAAAGATCAGGACCTGCAGCCAGAGAAGCTTAAGAAAACGAGGGAGCCTCCATCAGTGCTCAGTCGCTATCCTCCAGCAGCTAATGAATCCAGTGTAAAAAGACCCTGGAACACTCAAAATAAACAGAATGAAAACGGACCAAAGTGCAAAGCAGATACAGTGTCCAGGGACTATAGTGATTTAGAACAATCGTCTGAAAGCCAGAGAAAGGCTCTCAGCTATTTACACAATTCTGAAAATGAGAATGTAGCATCTCAAGATGAGGTAAATGATTCTGGTGAGGATTCATCGTCCACGAGTACTACTGCTAGCCTTTTGAATGGAATGTTTCCCTCTTACAGGAATCACACAGCTTCACCAACATCCAGCGGTGAACTGAAGGATGCCAACCTGCCCGAGGGTGAAGTGCCAATGAGCGCCAATAGTGAGTCAGCTGCTGTAAAGACGGCTGAAAAGTTGCCAATACGTGAGGAGCCAGAAACCGCGATGGAAGCCACGCCCGTGACAACAAGAGCGCGCAGGTCTAGGTATTTGTATTCAACAAAGTCCCAGGACATGGAAACCGTGGACGTGAGGGGGAGACAGCCACTCAGCTCTAAACCCACTGAAACCATTGCCTCTGAAGATGCGGCTACGAATCAAAAGCCAGGCCTGGAGCTGAAGAGGATTTGTAGCCCCAGAGAGGGCCTGAGATCCAAAGCAATTATTAAACCGGCTATATTCGCCATTGACAAGAAGGAAATAATGACAACCGGGTCGGAGCCAATTGATGAAGAGCATGGGCTCTCACCCAAAACTGTGCCAAATAAAGTGACCAGTAGCATCACTATACCTCCATCAGGTTTGTCCTGTCAAAGGATCAATAGTACTGTGATACCAAAGGAGAAACACACTTCCACAAGCAATATTACAATCAGTTCAAGTGAGACACCTTTACAAAGGAGCAATATTAGTATTCCCTATGAAATCTCGATCCGTAAGAGCGATATTACAATGAAGCCATCAGAATCGGACAGCTCAGATGAAGAAGAGACTGAATCAGTGTCAGAGGTGTCAGTGAGCAGCAGTATTACAGTCAAATCCCTCCGGTATGAAGATGGCGACATTGGCGGAACGTCCTACGAAACAAGAAGGAGGTCTCGCACGACGGAAACAGAGACGAAAAGTCTCCCCGTGGATCCGCCGGAGAGAGCTTCATGGAGGAAGAGCCGCATTGGGGCCCAGGTGGAACCTACTCACTACAACACTGACCTCGGCACGGATTTCTCCCGAGTAACGGTGAGGAAAGCGAACCGTGCCCCCGCCGCCAACGAAGCGGCTGAGCCGAGCGGCGGCTCCAGAGCGATAGGAACTGATGGGTACACGAAGAGGGCAAATAACTTTTCCAATTCTTCGGACTCGGTGGAAATTAAAAGCAGCCTCACGTCAGACTCGGCTCCTCACCGGAGCTACTATAGCGCAGCGGATAGTATCCTCCGAAGGAAGCAGAACGCCACCGTCGCGTCCAAGGTAGCAGATTGGAACAACACCTGCTCATTG TACAAGAAACAGAACCCGACTCAGGAAATCTACAACACGGGAGGTTGTCtccttcactcatgggatattggTGGCACTGGGGAACTCAGCATTTCCTTCCTTTGA
- the luzp1 gene encoding leucine zipper protein 1 isoform X1 codes for MTDTMSLKETSNRHLRLKLNSLGRRVDELEEATRNLHRTEDELMDLQDKVIQAEGSSCSLLTEVDNLRKRVLTIEGKDEEVRKAEDMCRTLKEKLEAEVKLSQELKAEIEKLQDRMGELEKLEEAFNKSKSDCTQLCLSLNEEKNLTRKLITELEVLRARVKELESTESRLDKSEKSIIEELEKLKSITVILAEERKTMNETLKQNEQVIQDLTKKLEQNNKINETDQSWNSSNLRTNVNEKTHNYSGDRGDLRIEDDLSTGLSPKSSLAKKSLDSLNITHNVGLRNKGSREGQEDNKIKDLTQEIEKLKKRLKLLEMVEEDLKKTEAKHNELQERFLNEQCKAKMLADQIEEMKSQMTRNKAVENGETAHQDIRFRSRQDKTKYKSVAAAEPHILKEKAHEVSYQSRSPREKVRNRDLLLDDDNTGKGYRRPLSPNARRRFQRPSSNPRTASNEKKSDDKSFPHSYSSAQKDQDLQPEKLKKTREPPSVLSRYPPAANESSVKRPWNTQNKQNENGPKCKADTVSRDYSDLEQSSESQRKALSYLHNSENENVASQDEVNDSGEDSSSTSTTASLLNGMFPSYRNHTASPTSSGELKDANLPEGEVPMSANSESAAVKTAEKLPIREEPETAMEATPVTTRARRSRYLYSTKSQDMETVDVRGRQPLSSKPTETIASEDAATNQKPGLELKRICSPREGLRSKAIIKPAIFAIDKKEIMTTGSEPIDEEHGLSPKTVPNKVTSSITIPPSGLSCQRINSTVIPKEKHTSTSNITISSSETPLQRSNISIPYEISIRKSDITMKPSESDSSDEEETESVSEVSVSSSITVKSLRYEDGDIGGTSYETRRRSRTTETETKSLPVDPPERASWRKSRIGAQVEPTHYNTDLGTDFSRVTVRKANRAPAANEAAEPSGGSRAIGTDGYTKRANNFSNSSDSVEIKSSLTSDSAPHRSYYSAADSILRRKQNATVASKVADWNNTCSLAGQDSSDTHSALNSSLLSKRKEIAKQILSDMATERMPRSETVDKRQSVKLELRRNPAGSPTHQSGPRTEEKTPLGILSQIRMTSRR; via the coding sequence ATGACTGACACAATGAGCCTCAAagagacttcaaacaggcacctGCGGCTAAAGCTGAACAGTCTGGGTCGCCGTGTAGATGAGCTAGAGGAGGCCACTAGAAACCTACACCGAACGGAGGATGAGTTGATGGACCTGCAAGACAAAGTGATCCAAGCTGAAGGCAGCAGCTGCAGCCTCCTGACCGAGGTGGACAACCTCCGCAAGAGGGTACTGACTATTGAGGGGAAAGACGAGGAGGTCCGCAAGGCTGAAGACATGTGCAGGACCCTGAAGGAGAAGCTGGAGGCGGAGGTCAAACTGAGCCAAGAGCTCAAGGCTGAGATCGAGAAGCTGCAGGACAGGATGGGGGAGCTGGAGAAATTGGAAGAGGCTTTCAATAAGAGCAAATCGGACTGCACTCAACTGTGCCTGAGCTTGAATGAAGAGAAGAATCTCACCAGGAAGCTGATCACTGAACTGGAGGTCCTCCGAGCCAGAGTGAAGGAACTGGAATCCACAGAAAGTCGACTCGATAAATCAGAGAAAAGTATCATTGAAGAGCTGGAAAAATTAAAATCGATAACCGTCATTTTAGCAGAGGAGAGGAAGACCATGAACgaaacactgaagcaaaatgaACAAGTTATCCAGGACCTTACAAAGAAACTAGAACAAAATAACAAGATAAATGAGACAGATCAAAGCTGGAACTCGTCAAATCTCAGGACAAATGTCAATGAGAAGACACATAACTATTCAGGGGACAGAGGTGATCTCAGGATTGAGGATGACTTGTCCACAGGCCTCTCTCCGAAAAGCAGTCTGGCAAAGAAAAGTTTAGACTCCCTAAATATAACACACAATGTTGGACTCAGAAACAAAGGATCCCGTGAAGGTCAGGAGGACAACAAAATTAAGGATCTCACTCAGGAAATCGAAAAGTTAAAGAAACGTCTGAAACTGCTGGAGATGGTAGAGGAAGATCTGAAGAAAACAGAAGCCAAACACAATGAGTTACAAGAGAGGTTTCTGAATGAGCAATGCAAAGCCAAAATGCTAGCCGATCAGATCGAGGAGATGAAATCGCAAATGACGAGGAACAAGGCCGTAGAAAATGGCGAGACTGCACACCAGGACATTCGCTTCAGGTCTCGACAGGACAAAACAAAGTACAAAAGTGTAGCCGCGGCAGAACCGCACATCCTGAAAGAGAAGGCACACGAAGTGTCATATCAGTCACGGTCAccgagagagaaagtgagaaacaGAGACTTGTTGCTGGATGATGACAACACGGGAAAAGGTTACAGACGTCCCCTCAGTCCCAATGCAAGACGAAGGTTTCAACGGCCCTCTTCAAACCCAAGAACAGCTTCCAATGAAAAGAAATCCGACGATAAATCTTTTCCACACAGCTATAGCTCTGCACAGAAAGATCAGGACCTGCAGCCAGAGAAGCTTAAGAAAACGAGGGAGCCTCCATCAGTGCTCAGTCGCTATCCTCCAGCAGCTAATGAATCCAGTGTAAAAAGACCCTGGAACACTCAAAATAAACAGAATGAAAACGGACCAAAGTGCAAAGCAGATACAGTGTCCAGGGACTATAGTGATTTAGAACAATCGTCTGAAAGCCAGAGAAAGGCTCTCAGCTATTTACACAATTCTGAAAATGAGAATGTAGCATCTCAAGATGAGGTAAATGATTCTGGTGAGGATTCATCGTCCACGAGTACTACTGCTAGCCTTTTGAATGGAATGTTTCCCTCTTACAGGAATCACACAGCTTCACCAACATCCAGCGGTGAACTGAAGGATGCCAACCTGCCCGAGGGTGAAGTGCCAATGAGCGCCAATAGTGAGTCAGCTGCTGTAAAGACGGCTGAAAAGTTGCCAATACGTGAGGAGCCAGAAACCGCGATGGAAGCCACGCCCGTGACAACAAGAGCGCGCAGGTCTAGGTATTTGTATTCAACAAAGTCCCAGGACATGGAAACCGTGGACGTGAGGGGGAGACAGCCACTCAGCTCTAAACCCACTGAAACCATTGCCTCTGAAGATGCGGCTACGAATCAAAAGCCAGGCCTGGAGCTGAAGAGGATTTGTAGCCCCAGAGAGGGCCTGAGATCCAAAGCAATTATTAAACCGGCTATATTCGCCATTGACAAGAAGGAAATAATGACAACCGGGTCGGAGCCAATTGATGAAGAGCATGGGCTCTCACCCAAAACTGTGCCAAATAAAGTGACCAGTAGCATCACTATACCTCCATCAGGTTTGTCCTGTCAAAGGATCAATAGTACTGTGATACCAAAGGAGAAACACACTTCCACAAGCAATATTACAATCAGTTCAAGTGAGACACCTTTACAAAGGAGCAATATTAGTATTCCCTATGAAATCTCGATCCGTAAGAGCGATATTACAATGAAGCCATCAGAATCGGACAGCTCAGATGAAGAAGAGACTGAATCAGTGTCAGAGGTGTCAGTGAGCAGCAGTATTACAGTCAAATCCCTCCGGTATGAAGATGGCGACATTGGCGGAACGTCCTACGAAACAAGAAGGAGGTCTCGCACGACGGAAACAGAGACGAAAAGTCTCCCCGTGGATCCGCCGGAGAGAGCTTCATGGAGGAAGAGCCGCATTGGGGCCCAGGTGGAACCTACTCACTACAACACTGACCTCGGCACGGATTTCTCCCGAGTAACGGTGAGGAAAGCGAACCGTGCCCCCGCCGCCAACGAAGCGGCTGAGCCGAGCGGCGGCTCCAGAGCGATAGGAACTGATGGGTACACGAAGAGGGCAAATAACTTTTCCAATTCTTCGGACTCGGTGGAAATTAAAAGCAGCCTCACGTCAGACTCGGCTCCTCACCGGAGCTACTATAGCGCAGCGGATAGTATCCTCCGAAGGAAGCAGAACGCCACCGTCGCGTCCAAGGTAGCAGATTGGAACAACACCTGCTCATTG